One Euphorbia lathyris chromosome 1, ddEupLath1.1, whole genome shotgun sequence DNA segment encodes these proteins:
- the LOC136202205 gene encoding aspartic proteinase PCS1, producing the protein MAIYILPPLLLFFFLSFLSLSTQNQTINETLSFSFTLHSLPRRSSPSFYSSLLSQTKQNPSLKPPPYSYRSTFKYSMALIVSLPIGTPPQNQQMLLDTGSQLSWIQCHKKPLPKTPPPTAAFDPSRSSSFSVLPCNHPLCKPRIPDFTLPTTCDQNRLCHYSYFYADGTYAQGSLVREKFTFSPTESTPPLILGCAEDSTDDKGILGMNLGRRSFVSQAKISKFSYCVPPRQTRPGLSSSGSFYLGQNPYSRGFQYVNLLTFTHTQRSPNLDPLAYTVPLQGIRLGNKRLNISASVFRPDPSGAGQTIVDSGSEFTYLVDEAYNKVRQEIVRLVGPKLKKGYVYGGVADMCFDGNPFVIGRLIGNMVFEFDNGVEIVVDRDRVLSTVDRGVHCVGIGRSEILGAASNIIGNVHQQNLWVEFDVGNHRMGFGRAECSKVK; encoded by the coding sequence ATGGCCATATACATATtacctcctcttcttctcttctttttcctttcctttctctcCCTTTCAACCCAAAACCAGACCATAAATGAAACTCTTTCCTTCTCTTTCACCCTCCATTCCCTCCCTCGCCGCTCTTCTCCTTCTTTCTACTCCTCTTTACTATCCCAAACCAAACAGAATCCATCTCTCAAACCTCCGCCTTACAGCTACAGATCGACCTTCAAATATTCAATGGCGCTCATTGTTTCCCTTCCGATAGGCACTCCGCCGCAGAATCAGCAGATGCTTCTCGACACCGGTAGCCAACTCTCTTGGATTCAGTGCCATAAAAAACCTCTTCCTAAAACACCTCCCCCTACCGCCGCTTTTGATCCTTCTcgttcttcttccttctctgtcTTGCCCTGTAATCATCCTCTTTGTAAACCTCGAATTCCCGATTTCACCCTTCCTACCACCTGTGACCAGAACCGTTTATGCCATTATTCTTACTTCTACGCTGATGGCACCTACGCCCAGGGCAGTCTAGTCAGAGAAAAATTTACTTTTTCCCCTACCGAAAGTACCCCTCCTCTTATCCTTGGTTGTGCTGAGGACTCCACTGATGACAAGGGTATTTTGGGTATGAACCTTGGACGCCGTTCCTTTGTTTCACAGGCCAAGATATCCAAGTTCTCATATTGCGTTCCCCCAAGGCAAACTCGCCCCGGATTATCTTCATCCGGCTCATTTTACTTGGGTCAAAACCCATATTCCCGTGGCTTTCAATATGTAAACCTTTTGACTTTTACTCATACTCAACGCTCACCTAACTTGGATCCATTGGCTTACACCGTTCCCTTGCAAGGAATCCGACTAGGCAATAAGAGACTCAACATCTCAGCTTCAGTTTTCCGACCCGACCCGAGTGGAGCTGGTCAGACCATTGTTGATTCAGGCTCCGAGTTCACTTATTTGGTGGATGAAGCTTATAATAAGGTTAGACAAGAGATAGTTAGACTGGTGGGACCAAAGTTAAAGAAGGGGTACGTGTATGGTGGAGTAGCTGACATGTGTTTTGATGGAAACCCGTTTGTGATCGGACGGTTAATAGGTAATATGGTGTTTGAATTCGACAACGGAGTTGAAATAGTAGTTGATAGAGACAGGGTGCTATCTACTGTCGATAGAGGGGTCCACTGCGTTGGGATCGGACGGTCAGAAATATTAGGAGCGGCGAGTAATATAATAGGAAATGTTCATCAGCAAAATCTATGGGTGGAATTCGATGTAGGAAATCATAGGATGGGATTTGGTAGAGCCGAGTGCAGCAAGGTGAAGTAG